In uncultured Methanobrevibacter sp., the genomic window GATGGTAAAGACCCTAGAGAAGCACAAAAAGCTGTAGATGCTGGAGAATATGACGATATCTTAGTAGAATAGATATGGTCTACAAATTAAATTTAAGTTAATAAATACAGTGTATATGACATTATAATTTTATTATAATTGATATACTGTTTTTAATTCATGCAATCGTTTAAGAATTTTTTTCTTGTAATGATTCTCATGAAACCAAAAAAATCCAATGAACTTATGTTCATGGGGGATGAATATGACACAAGATGTAATTAACGCGGTGAAGGAGGCAAAAGAACAATCTAAGCCGAGAAACTTCACTGAGTCCGTAGATATTATTATTAATATCCGTGACTTAGATGTCAAAAAGCCAGAAAATAGGTTTAATGAGGAAGTTGCTCTTCCTAACGGCCGTGGCAAAGATGTTAAAATCGGAGTCATCGCTGACGGGGAACTCATTGTTCAAGCTAAAGATGCTGGTCTTGACACTGTAATTAATAAAGGAGATTTAGAAGAGTTCGGAAAAGACAGAAAAGCTGCTAAAAAAATGGCAAACTCTGTTGATTTCTTAATTGCTCAAGCTGATATGATGCCACTCGTTGGTAGATTCCTCGGTCCTGTTTTAGGTCCTCGTGGAAAAATGCCAAAACCAGTGCCTGCAAGTATCAAATTAGATCCTCTTTTAGAAAGATTACAAAGTACTGTCAAAGTTGGTGTAAAACAACAAGCAAGTATTCAAGTTATTGTTGGAAGCCAAGACATGTCAGACGAAGATATAGCTGAAAATGTAGAAACTGTTCTTACAGTCCTAGACCGCAATTTAGAAAAAGGAAGAAGTCAAATTAAGTCCATGTTTATAAAAACAACTATGGGACCAGTAGTGAGGGTGATCTAATGGCTCATGTTGCTGAATGGAAAAAGGAAGAAGTTAAAGAGTTAAAAGAGATTATTGACGAATACGATGTTGTCGGTCTCGTTGATTTAGAAAACATTCCTGCAAAACAGCTCCAAGAAATGAGAAAATCTCTCAAAGGAAAAGCTGTTATCAGAATGTCCAAAATTAATCTTATTAATTTAGCTCTTGAAGATTGTAATGCTGAAAAAACCAACATTATTGATTTATCTGAACATATGGATGGTCAAATTGCAATTATTGCAACTGAAATGAA contains:
- a CDS encoding 50S ribosomal protein L1; the protein is MTQDVINAVKEAKEQSKPRNFTESVDIIINIRDLDVKKPENRFNEEVALPNGRGKDVKIGVIADGELIVQAKDAGLDTVINKGDLEEFGKDRKAAKKMANSVDFLIAQADMMPLVGRFLGPVLGPRGKMPKPVPASIKLDPLLERLQSTVKVGVKQQASIQVIVGSQDMSDEDIAENVETVLTVLDRNLEKGRSQIKSMFIKTTMGPVVRVI